A genomic segment from Sphingopyxis sp. DBS4 encodes:
- a CDS encoding DUF4403 family protein: protein MTRLLISALLSTATLTACDPAKGGAEAPPHATDSAPTPSQTSLIAVPIDANIASLRQELERAVPRTLWSIDQREKACVPPQRVKVFGRKVKVTPAIPCTIVGQVTRGALRLRGEGNEVVVDVPLNATVAARDVGGVLKGETATGSALAHARIRIDLTSDWRMQGKARIRYGWTRAPGIDFLGKRITFTDQADAKLAPVVRDVEREVNREIAKIDIRSQAADIWRQSFTALELNRENPPVWMRVTPQRILYGGFRLDGLRLKLNLGIEGVTETFVSDRPEDPKPTPLPKLVRETPRPRLDIRVPVIADYAQLQPVIDRALAKRATRPFVLPKLGPMMVKFGKSTVYGAPGGRIAVGTDVEARLEARTGEPTRGRIWMTAVPANEPGSAQVRFTDLVVNGDTDGVGGDLLILIGRSPDFAPLIAEALTQNFTRDLEELEGKIRRAVDERREGAFVIRTRIDGFETGEIKAYGNGLYLPVRMTGGASVAWRPAR, encoded by the coding sequence ATGACCCGGCTCTTGATATCGGCCTTGCTGTCGACCGCGACACTCACCGCCTGCGACCCCGCCAAGGGAGGCGCCGAAGCTCCGCCGCACGCCACCGATAGCGCGCCTACGCCCAGCCAGACGTCGCTGATCGCGGTGCCGATCGACGCGAACATCGCGTCGCTGCGGCAGGAACTCGAACGCGCGGTGCCGCGGACATTATGGTCGATCGACCAGCGCGAGAAGGCGTGCGTGCCGCCGCAGCGCGTCAAGGTCTTCGGGCGCAAGGTCAAGGTCACACCCGCCATTCCCTGCACGATCGTCGGACAGGTCACGCGCGGCGCGCTGCGGCTGCGCGGCGAAGGCAATGAGGTCGTCGTCGACGTGCCGCTGAACGCGACGGTCGCGGCGCGCGACGTCGGCGGGGTGCTGAAGGGCGAGACCGCGACCGGATCGGCGCTCGCCCATGCGCGCATCCGCATCGACCTGACCTCCGACTGGCGGATGCAGGGCAAGGCGCGGATCCGCTATGGCTGGACCAGGGCGCCGGGGATCGATTTCCTCGGCAAGCGGATCACCTTCACCGATCAGGCCGACGCCAAGCTCGCCCCCGTCGTTCGCGACGTCGAGCGCGAAGTGAATCGCGAGATCGCGAAGATCGACATTCGCTCGCAGGCCGCCGACATCTGGCGGCAGAGCTTCACCGCGCTCGAACTCAACCGCGAGAATCCGCCGGTCTGGATGCGCGTGACGCCGCAGCGCATCCTCTACGGCGGCTTCCGGCTCGACGGGCTGCGGCTGAAGCTCAATCTCGGCATCGAAGGCGTGACCGAGACCTTCGTCTCGGACCGCCCCGAAGACCCGAAGCCGACGCCGCTGCCGAAACTGGTGCGCGAGACGCCGCGCCCGCGCCTCGACATCCGCGTTCCGGTGATCGCCGACTATGCGCAGCTCCAACCGGTGATCGACCGCGCGCTGGCGAAGCGCGCAACGCGGCCCTTCGTGCTGCCGAAGCTCGGGCCGATGATGGTCAAGTTCGGTAAGTCGACCGTCTATGGCGCGCCGGGCGGCCGGATCGCGGTGGGCACCGACGTCGAGGCGCGGCTGGAGGCCCGGACCGGCGAACCGACGCGCGGGCGGATATGGATGACCGCGGTGCCGGCGAACGAACCGGGATCGGCGCAGGTCCGCTTCACCGATCTCGTCGTCAACGGCGATACCGATGGCGTCGGCGGCGACTTGCTGATCTTGATCGGCCGCAGCCCGGATTTCGCGCCGCTGATCGCGGAGGCGCTCACCCAGAATTTCACCCGCGATCTCGAAGAACTCGAAGGCAAGATCAGGCGCGCGGTCGACGAGCGGCGAGAGGGCGCTTTCGTGATCCGTACCCGCATCGACGGCTTCGAGACAGGCGAGATCAAGGCCTATGGAAATGGGCTGTATCTGCCGGTGCGGATGACCGGTGGAGCGAGCGTCGCCTGGCGCCCGGCGCGCTGA
- the rimO gene encoding 30S ribosomal protein S12 methylthiotransferase RimO yields the protein MTVKTLPSQPKVGMVSLGCPKALVDSERILTKLRADGYGLSPDYAGADVVLVNTCGFLDSAKEESLEAIGEAMAENGRVIVTGCMGSEADVIRARFPKVLAVTGAHQYEQVVDAVHDAAPPTQGPFVDLVPEGGLKLTPRHYSYLKISEGCNHSCSFCIIPDLRGKLVSRRIDAVLREAEKLVAAGTKELLVISQDTSAYGVDIRHDPRAWKGREVRAHMTDLARELGQLRTGEGRAPWVRLHYVYPYPHVDAVIPLMAEGLLTPYLDIPFQHASPSVLKRMKRPANEAKVLERLKAWRAIAPDIAIRSSFVVGFPGETEEDFQYLLDWLGEAQLDRVGAFRFEPVAGAQANALPDPVPEEVKEERFQRIMAKTAAISAAKLAAKIGRTLPVIIDEVGEADEEGSIGATGRSQADAPEIDGHVYLRDVAATLKAGDIVDVVVEDADEHDLFGVVPG from the coding sequence ATGACAGTCAAAACCCTCCCCTCCCAGCCGAAGGTCGGCATGGTGTCGCTCGGCTGCCCGAAGGCGCTCGTCGACAGCGAACGGATTCTGACCAAGCTGCGCGCCGACGGCTACGGCCTGTCGCCCGATTACGCCGGCGCCGACGTGGTGCTCGTCAACACCTGCGGCTTCCTCGATTCGGCGAAGGAAGAGAGCCTCGAGGCGATCGGCGAGGCGATGGCCGAGAACGGCCGCGTCATCGTCACCGGCTGCATGGGCAGCGAGGCCGACGTCATCCGCGCACGCTTCCCGAAGGTGCTCGCTGTCACCGGCGCGCATCAATATGAGCAGGTCGTCGATGCCGTCCACGACGCCGCACCGCCAACGCAGGGCCCCTTCGTCGATCTCGTGCCCGAGGGCGGGCTGAAACTCACGCCGCGCCATTACAGCTATCTGAAGATCAGCGAAGGCTGCAACCACAGTTGTTCCTTCTGCATCATCCCCGATCTGCGCGGAAAGCTGGTCAGCCGCCGGATCGACGCGGTGCTGCGCGAGGCGGAAAAGCTCGTCGCGGCGGGAACGAAGGAATTGCTCGTCATCAGCCAGGACACCTCGGCTTATGGCGTCGATATCCGCCACGACCCGCGCGCGTGGAAGGGCCGCGAGGTCCGCGCGCACATGACCGACCTCGCGCGCGAACTCGGCCAGCTTCGCACCGGCGAGGGCCGCGCGCCGTGGGTGCGCCTCCATTATGTCTACCCCTATCCGCACGTCGATGCGGTGATCCCGCTGATGGCCGAGGGGTTGCTGACGCCGTATCTGGACATCCCCTTTCAGCACGCGAGCCCGAGCGTCCTCAAGCGGATGAAGCGCCCCGCGAACGAGGCCAAGGTGCTCGAACGTCTGAAGGCGTGGCGCGCGATCGCCCCCGACATCGCGATCCGGTCGAGCTTCGTCGTCGGCTTCCCGGGCGAAACCGAGGAAGATTTCCAATATCTGCTCGACTGGCTGGGCGAAGCGCAACTCGACCGCGTCGGCGCCTTCCGCTTCGAGCCGGTCGCGGGCGCGCAGGCGAACGCCCTGCCCGATCCGGTGCCCGAAGAGGTCAAGGAAGAACGCTTCCAGCGCATCATGGCCAAGACCGCCGCGATCAGCGCCGCGAAACTCGCGGCCAAGATCGGCCGCACGCTGCCTGTGATCATCGACGAGGTCGGCGAGGCGGACGAAGAGGGCAGCATCGGCGCCACCGGCCGTTCGCAGGCCGACGCGCCCGAGATCGACGGTCATGTCTACCTCCGCGACGTCGCGGCGACGCTGAAGGCCGGCGACATCGTCGATGTCGTCGTCGAGGATGCCGACGAGCACGACCTGTTCGGGGTGGTGCCCGGCTGA
- a CDS encoding triacylglycerol lipase, producing MPRDIPLPRGLKPPSRLATLGELALPFDMLRYGLGGWQLIGAPRGDGRPVVLLPGYGASELSMRPLEAWLRHLGYHVRDWGLGRNEGRVGADVQRFAAQAVEWAKTDGAPLTLVGWSLGGVIARETAREYPHLVREIITMGTPIIGGPKYTALAERFAGRDFDAYEREIHARNLRGLRQPLTVIYSDRDGIVGPDIAVDIYNPQARNLKVDATHLGLGINPRVWRIIADTLAGKG from the coding sequence ATGCCCCGCGACATTCCGCTGCCCCGCGGCCTGAAACCGCCGAGCCGGCTCGCGACGCTCGGCGAATTGGCGCTGCCGTTCGACATGCTGCGCTATGGCCTCGGCGGCTGGCAGTTGATCGGGGCCCCGCGAGGCGACGGGCGGCCGGTCGTGCTGCTCCCCGGCTATGGCGCGAGCGAACTGTCGATGCGCCCGCTCGAAGCGTGGCTCCGCCACCTCGGCTATCATGTCCGCGACTGGGGTCTCGGCCGCAACGAGGGCCGCGTCGGCGCCGACGTCCAGCGCTTCGCCGCGCAGGCGGTCGAATGGGCCAAGACCGACGGCGCGCCGCTGACCCTGGTCGGCTGGAGCCTCGGCGGCGTGATCGCGCGCGAGACGGCGCGCGAATATCCGCATCTGGTGCGCGAGATTATCACCATGGGCACGCCGATCATCGGCGGTCCCAAATATACTGCGCTCGCCGAACGCTTCGCGGGACGCGACTTCGACGCCTATGAGCGCGAGATCCACGCACGCAACCTGAGGGGACTACGCCAGCCGCTAACGGTGATCTATTCGGACCGCGACGGCATCGTCGGACCCGACATCGCGGTCGACATCTACAATCCGCAGGCGCGGAACCTGAAAGTCGACGCGACGCATCTCGGCCTCGGCATCAACCCGCGCGTGTGGCGGATCATCGCCGATACGTTGGCGGGGAAAGGCTGA
- a CDS encoding DUF423 domain-containing protein, producing the protein MIGVLAAISAAIAVAAGAFGAHGAAGPQQAEWLRTGGLYQLVHAVAALAIMGSARGPAITLLVGAAIFAATLYAMALGAPKWLGAVTPIGGTLLIIGWLWAGWIYWRG; encoded by the coding sequence ATGATCGGCGTACTGGCGGCGATTTCGGCGGCGATCGCGGTGGCGGCAGGGGCGTTCGGCGCGCATGGCGCGGCGGGGCCGCAGCAGGCCGAGTGGCTGCGTACCGGCGGCCTCTATCAGCTTGTCCATGCAGTCGCGGCGCTCGCGATCATGGGGAGCGCGCGCGGGCCGGCGATCACCTTGCTGGTCGGGGCCGCGATCTTTGCCGCGACTCTCTATGCGATGGCGCTCGGGGCGCCGAAATGGCTCGGCGCGGTGACCCCGATCGGCGGGACTTTGCTGATTATCGGCTGGCTTTGGGCAGGGTGGATTTACTGGCGGGGCTAG
- a CDS encoding TrkA family potassium uptake protein, translating into MSRRPNPKLKLQQGFQTLRRAAKWPVWADLGARLGLAFALIAIVILVHWIDRAGLHDSHDGQISFLDVVYFTMISVTTTGFGDIAPVSDRSRLIEAVIVTPIRIAILFIFLGTAYSFVIKRTWDKWRMARIQAKLTDHIVVLGFGVSGSEAVKELIARGTDPACIVVIDPSRGRINAAEAMGCNVMEGDASSDETLLDVRIAEAQSVLVSAGRDDTSILIVLTVRHLAPEVPISVVIRTQDNELLARQAGASNVINPVSFTGLLLAGSAQGEHMADYMADLAGTGGRVQLRERPISSEEIGRGLDQLASGGRGLRVYRGGKPYGFWEPEAQRLEAGDTILEVINCEDCEARPSPASKSTLPKASR; encoded by the coding sequence ATGAGCCGGCGGCCCAATCCGAAGCTGAAACTGCAACAGGGTTTCCAGACGCTGCGCCGCGCGGCCAAATGGCCGGTCTGGGCGGACCTCGGCGCGCGGCTCGGTCTCGCCTTCGCGCTGATTGCGATCGTCATCCTCGTCCACTGGATCGACCGCGCGGGGCTCCACGACAGCCACGACGGGCAGATCAGCTTCCTCGACGTCGTCTATTTCACGATGATCTCGGTCACGACGACGGGCTTCGGCGACATCGCCCCGGTATCCGACCGCTCGCGGCTGATCGAGGCGGTGATTGTGACGCCGATCCGCATCGCGATCCTCTTCATCTTCCTCGGCACCGCCTATAGTTTCGTCATCAAGCGCACATGGGATAAATGGCGTATGGCCCGCATTCAGGCAAAACTCACCGACCATATCGTCGTCCTCGGCTTCGGCGTCAGCGGCAGCGAGGCGGTCAAGGAACTGATCGCGCGCGGCACCGACCCCGCGTGCATCGTCGTGATCGACCCGTCGCGCGGCCGGATCAACGCCGCCGAGGCGATGGGCTGCAATGTGATGGAGGGCGATGCATCGAGCGACGAAACCCTCCTCGACGTGCGGATCGCCGAGGCGCAGTCGGTGCTGGTGTCGGCGGGGCGCGACGACACCTCGATCCTGATCGTGCTGACCGTCCGCCACCTCGCGCCCGAGGTTCCGATCAGCGTCGTCATCCGCACCCAGGACAATGAACTGCTGGCACGGCAGGCGGGGGCGAGCAACGTCATCAATCCGGTCAGCTTCACCGGCCTGCTCCTCGCGGGATCGGCGCAGGGCGAGCATATGGCCGATTATATGGCCGACCTCGCCGGGACGGGCGGGCGCGTGCAGCTTCGCGAGCGGCCGATCAGTTCCGAGGAGATCGGGCGCGGCCTCGACCAGCTCGCGAGCGGCGGCCGCGGCCTGCGCGTCTATCGCGGCGGCAAGCCCTATGGCTTCTGGGAGCCCGAGGCGCAGCGGCTCGAAGCCGGCGACACGATCCTGGAAGTCATCAATTGCGAGGATTGCGAAGCGAGGCCTAGCCCCGCCAGTAAATCCACCCTGCCCAAAGCCAGCCGATAA
- the surE gene encoding 5'/3'-nucleotidase SurE, giving the protein MRILLTNDDGYHAPGMAVLEAIARQLSDDIWVCAPSEEQSGAGHSLTLSRPVRIRQHGERRWSCTGTPTDSVMMAVGKLMPEKPDLILSGVNRGANLGDDITYSGTVSAAIEGALAGIRSIALSQVYAREGMGDSVPFEAAEAWGAKVLRPLLALDMPPRTLINVNFPAIPAAAVKGIRVTRQGFHDYGRGSIVEGTDPRGYPYYWFGLHGIEHSLGHDSDLEAIDDHHISVTPLQLDLTHDASLATLRGAYAAEFAG; this is encoded by the coding sequence ATGCGCATCCTCCTCACCAACGACGACGGCTATCACGCCCCCGGCATGGCGGTCCTCGAAGCGATCGCGCGCCAGCTTTCGGACGACATCTGGGTCTGCGCGCCGTCGGAGGAGCAGTCGGGCGCGGGCCATTCGCTCACCCTCTCGCGCCCCGTGCGCATTCGCCAGCACGGCGAGCGGCGCTGGTCGTGCACCGGTACCCCGACCGACTCGGTGATGATGGCGGTCGGCAAGCTGATGCCCGAAAAGCCCGACCTGATCCTGTCGGGGGTCAATCGCGGCGCGAATCTGGGCGACGACATCACTTACTCAGGCACGGTTTCGGCGGCGATCGAGGGTGCGCTCGCGGGCATTCGCTCGATCGCGCTCAGCCAGGTCTATGCACGCGAAGGCATGGGCGACAGCGTGCCGTTCGAGGCGGCCGAGGCGTGGGGCGCGAAGGTGCTGCGCCCGCTGCTCGCGCTCGACATGCCGCCGCGCACGCTGATCAACGTCAATTTCCCCGCGATCCCCGCCGCCGCGGTCAAGGGCATCCGCGTCACGCGGCAGGGCTTTCACGATTACGGCCGCGGCTCGATCGTCGAGGGCACCGATCCGCGCGGCTATCCCTATTACTGGTTCGGCCTGCACGGAATCGAGCACAGCCTGGGGCACGACAGCGACCTCGAAGCGATCGACGACCATCATATCTCGGTCACTCCGCTCCAGCTCGACCTGACCCACGACGCCTCGCTCGCGACGCTGCGCGGGGCCTATGCGGCGGAGTTTGCGGGCTAG
- the serS gene encoding serine--tRNA ligase has translation MHDIRLIRENPAAFDAGLARRGLEHLSAEILGLDASLRALQTDIQAALARRNEASKAIGQAMAAGDKEKAEALKAEVAALKATLPAKEETEREQLTALHDRLAALPNIPAADVPDGADEDANVEIARWGTPRTFDFAPQEHADFAPALGLDFETAAKMSGARFAFLRGQMARLERALGQFMLDRQTGEPGYVECATPLMVRDEAAFGTTQLPKFREDLFQTTDGRWLISTSEMSLTNAVREEILPEAELPIRMTALTPCFRSEAGAAGRDTRGYIRQHQFWKVELVSIVRPEDSDAELERKTRAAEKILEELDLPYRKMLLCSGDMGFSARKTYDLEVWLPGQNAYREISSCSNCGDFQARRMNTRFRREDAKGNEFVHTLNGSGLAVGRTLVAILENYQQADGSVDIPAALLPYMGGITKLTP, from the coding sequence ATGCACGATATCCGCCTGATCCGGGAGAATCCCGCCGCGTTCGATGCCGGGCTCGCACGTCGCGGCCTCGAACACCTGTCCGCCGAAATCCTTGGCCTCGACGCGTCGCTGCGCGCCTTGCAGACCGACATTCAGGCCGCGCTCGCACGCCGCAACGAAGCGTCAAAGGCGATCGGCCAGGCAATGGCAGCAGGCGACAAGGAAAAGGCCGAAGCGCTGAAGGCCGAGGTCGCCGCCCTCAAGGCCACCCTCCCCGCAAAGGAAGAGACCGAGCGCGAGCAGCTTACCGCGCTGCACGACAGGCTCGCCGCGCTGCCCAACATTCCCGCCGCCGACGTTCCCGATGGCGCGGACGAGGATGCCAATGTCGAGATCGCGCGCTGGGGCACGCCGCGGACCTTCGACTTCGCACCGCAGGAACATGCCGACTTCGCTCCAGCGCTCGGGCTCGATTTCGAGACCGCGGCGAAGATGTCCGGCGCGCGCTTCGCTTTCCTGCGCGGCCAGATGGCGCGGCTCGAACGCGCGCTCGGCCAGTTCATGCTCGACAGGCAGACCGGCGAGCCCGGCTATGTCGAATGCGCGACGCCGCTGATGGTGCGCGACGAGGCCGCGTTCGGCACGACCCAGCTCCCCAAGTTCCGCGAGGATCTGTTCCAGACCACCGACGGCCGCTGGCTGATCTCGACCTCCGAGATGAGCCTGACCAACGCGGTGCGCGAAGAGATATTGCCCGAGGCCGAGCTGCCGATCCGCATGACCGCGCTCACTCCCTGCTTCCGCTCGGAAGCCGGTGCGGCGGGCCGCGACACGCGCGGTTATATCCGCCAGCACCAGTTCTGGAAGGTCGAACTCGTCTCGATCGTCCGCCCCGAGGACAGCGACGCCGAACTCGAACGCAAGACAAGAGCGGCAGAGAAAATATTGGAAGAATTGGATCTTCCCTATCGCAAGATGCTGCTGTGCAGCGGCGACATGGGCTTTTCGGCGCGCAAGACCTATGATCTCGAGGTGTGGTTGCCCGGTCAGAACGCCTATCGCGAGATTTCGAGCTGCTCGAACTGCGGCGACTTTCAGGCGCGGCGCATGAACACCCGCTTCCGCCGCGAAGATGCGAAAGGCAACGAGTTCGTCCACACGCTCAACGGCTCGGGCCTCGCGGTCGGGCGCACGCTCGTCGCGATCCTGGAAAATTACCAGCAGGCCGACGGCAGCGTCGATATTCCGGCGGCACTGCTGCCCTATATGGGCGGGATTACCAAGCTTACCCCTTAA
- a CDS encoding SRPBCC domain-containing protein, giving the protein MTSDTELTISRLIKGPPSAVWDAWSDPAKLASWWIPAPILCLVDTLDLRPGGGFVTRMREGDGDWQPHVDGCFLEVLPEKRLVFTTVMTEGWQPVEPWLAITAILTFAAQDGGTLYSARVLHKSPEDSRKHEEMGFQDGWGTTLGQLADMLEG; this is encoded by the coding sequence GTGACGAGCGACACCGAACTGACCATCTCACGCCTGATCAAGGGGCCGCCGTCGGCGGTATGGGACGCGTGGAGCGACCCGGCCAAGCTCGCTTCATGGTGGATTCCCGCCCCGATCCTGTGCCTCGTCGATACGCTCGACCTCCGCCCCGGCGGCGGCTTCGTGACCCGGATGCGCGAAGGCGACGGCGACTGGCAGCCGCATGTCGACGGCTGCTTCCTCGAAGTCCTTCCCGAAAAGCGGCTCGTCTTCACCACCGTGATGACCGAAGGCTGGCAACCCGTCGAACCTTGGCTCGCGATCACCGCGATCCTGACCTTCGCGGCGCAGGACGGCGGCACCCTCTATTCGGCGCGCGTGCTCCACAAGAGCCCTGAGGACAGCCGCAAGCATGAGGAAATGGGCTTTCAGGACGGCTGGGGCACGACGCTGGGGCAATTGGCGGACATGCTGGAAGGCTGA
- a CDS encoding helix-turn-helix transcriptional regulator, whose protein sequence is MANQQMALDTVFHALADPTRRAVIGRLLKGAAPVTRLAEPFAMGLPAFLKHLAVLEASGLIRSEKRGRVRTCQIDADRLAAAEGWLAEQRAIWQGRTDRLAAFVESQNSQEKAS, encoded by the coding sequence ATGGCGAACCAACAAATGGCTCTCGACACGGTCTTTCACGCACTCGCCGACCCGACCCGGCGCGCGGTGATCGGCCGCCTGCTGAAAGGCGCGGCGCCGGTGACGCGGCTTGCCGAGCCGTTCGCCATGGGCCTTCCCGCCTTTCTCAAGCATCTCGCGGTGCTCGAAGCATCGGGGCTGATCCGGTCGGAAAAGCGGGGCCGCGTGCGAACCTGCCAAATCGATGCCGACCGGCTCGCCGCCGCCGAAGGCTGGCTCGCCGAGCAGCGCGCCATCTGGCAGGGTCGTACCGACCGCCTCGCCGCTTTCGTCGAATCGCAGAATTCACAGGAGAAAGCATCGTGA
- the dksA gene encoding RNA polymerase-binding protein DksA: MPTQIADVGADALLEAKSNLDSDYVPSDDEEFMNERQQEYFRNLLLAWKKSILTEAESTLAHLQDGPLREPDLADRASSETDWAIELRTRDRQRKLIAKIDAAMRRIDEGEYGYCAVTGEPISLARLQARPIATMTLEAQERHERNERISRED; encoded by the coding sequence ATGCCAACCCAGATCGCCGATGTTGGCGCCGACGCGCTCCTGGAAGCCAAGTCCAATCTCGATTCGGACTATGTCCCCAGCGACGACGAAGAATTTATGAACGAGCGGCAGCAGGAGTATTTCCGCAACCTGCTGCTCGCATGGAAGAAATCGATTCTCACCGAAGCCGAATCGACGCTGGCGCACCTGCAGGATGGTCCGCTGCGCGAGCCCGACCTCGCCGACCGCGCGTCGAGCGAGACCGACTGGGCGATCGAGCTTCGCACCCGCGACCGCCAGCGCAAGCTGATCGCCAAGATCGACGCCGCGATGCGCCGGATCGACGAAGGCGAATATGGCTATTGCGCCGTCACTGGCGAGCCCATCTCGCTCGCCCGGCTGCAGGCGCGCCCGATCGCGACGATGACGCTGGAGGCGCAGGAGCGTCACGAGCGCAACGAGCGCATCTCGCGCGAGGATTGA
- a CDS encoding PilZ domain-containing protein, whose product MESQESLSVDEEVAALSRGADRDSLFMQANLLLPGQSAPLVVRVRNLSAGGMLAEAPVRGVAQGAAIEVELRNVGFVPGRVVWVGEGKFGIAFDRAIDPQAVRRQVVQRMEVPPHISALNRPSYRRR is encoded by the coding sequence ATGGAATCGCAGGAATCGCTATCGGTCGACGAGGAAGTGGCGGCGCTGTCGCGCGGCGCTGATCGGGACAGCCTGTTCATGCAGGCCAATCTTCTGCTGCCTGGCCAGTCGGCGCCGCTCGTCGTGCGCGTGCGCAACCTGTCGGCGGGCGGCATGCTGGCCGAGGCGCCGGTTCGCGGTGTCGCGCAGGGCGCGGCGATCGAGGTCGAATTGCGCAACGTCGGTTTCGTGCCGGGCCGTGTCGTCTGGGTCGGCGAGGGGAAATTCGGCATCGCTTTCGATCGCGCCATCGATCCGCAGGCGGTGCGCCGTCAGGTGGTTCAAAGGATGGAAGTTCCGCCGCATATCTCGGCGCTCAATCGACCGTCCTACCGCCGGCGCTGA
- a CDS encoding YdcH family protein, giving the protein MSLSHLSALKSRHADLDAKIANEERRPSPDTALLAQMKKQKLRLKEEMAATA; this is encoded by the coding sequence ATGAGCTTGTCGCACCTTTCCGCCCTGAAGTCCCGCCACGCGGACCTCGACGCGAAAATTGCGAATGAAGAGCGCCGCCCCAGCCCCGATACGGCATTATTGGCGCAAATGAAAAAGCAGAAGCTGCGGCTGAAAGAAGAAATGGCCGCGACCGCCTGA
- a CDS encoding YdcH family protein translates to MNAEEITQRLELLRLEHRDLDAAIIALGEAAVPDQLQLARMKKRKLRLRDEITWCEDQLLPDIIA, encoded by the coding sequence GTGAACGCCGAGGAAATCACCCAGCGCCTGGAACTGCTTCGCCTCGAGCATCGCGACCTCGACGCCGCGATCATCGCGCTCGGCGAGGCGGCGGTTCCCGATCAGCTTCAGCTTGCGCGCATGAAGAAGCGCAAGCTCCGCCTGCGCGACGAAATCACCTGGTGCGAGGATCAACTCCTTCCCGATATCATCGCGTGA
- a CDS encoding DUF1465 family protein → MTGRTDAGAASLPVQRAQVENLYVDAMLLADEAHAAFAAQRDLGRAEDDSLLRIGLACESLKTTTRLMHIIAWLLHRRAMIAGDPGAGPNDSAARIGAPVVADWAICARFDEPLRRIVAASERLFERIATIEAGWDAHKAATPVQTMLAQLSARL, encoded by the coding sequence GTGACGGGACGGACAGATGCGGGCGCGGCCAGCCTTCCGGTGCAGCGCGCGCAGGTCGAAAATCTCTATGTCGACGCGATGCTGCTCGCCGACGAAGCGCATGCCGCCTTTGCCGCGCAGCGCGATCTCGGCCGCGCGGAGGACGACAGCCTGCTACGGATCGGGCTCGCCTGCGAATCGCTCAAGACGACGACGCGGCTGATGCACATCATCGCCTGGCTGCTGCACCGCCGCGCGATGATCGCGGGCGACCCCGGCGCCGGTCCGAACGACAGCGCGGCACGGATCGGCGCGCCGGTGGTTGCCGATTGGGCTATCTGTGCGCGGTTCGATGAGCCGCTTCGCCGCATCGTCGCGGCGAGCGAGCGATTGTTCGAACGCATCGCGACGATCGAGGCGGGCTGGGATGCGCACAAGGCGGCGACTCCGGTGCAGACGATGCTCGCGCAGCTTTCGGCGCGGCTGTAA